The window CCCCGCTGCCACCGTCTCCGCATGGGCTTTGCCCGGCGAAGGCCaccggcgacggcgaggaggaaGCGGCGAGGGGAGGGAGCGGCCGCTCGGGCTGGAGTTGGGGTCGCCGCCCGTGTCGCCCCAGGGAGAGAGCGACGCGGGGGCCGGTTGTAACTTTTCTCCTCTTGACCGGAATTTTTATGAGGTGGGTCAGTTAGCTAGGTTGTCTGCCCACTATTCTGAAGATAAGCGCACCCTCACTCACATGCATGCAATAGGCTCCTCCCTTTCGAAAACATATGCAATTTTGATTTGCACGTTTTcgatgtgtgtgtatatatataggATAAATTTTATctacaagcagtggtagttaTCACTATCTTCTTTGGCCTCCACGTGTCCCTCTTCCCCTCTCTCAAACTTGACATCAAGTCAACCGGGTAATAGATGCTGTTAACGGGTGCCGGTGCAATTTAGTATGCAGAAACTAATTCAGTTTTTATAATTAAATAAAGAGTAAAGTCTGTCTTGAACCTTGAACTCATACATCGGATGGGAAATGAACTTTGACCTCTCAATCCCTGAAATCGATACCCTGTATTCCGTGATCCCGGTCAATGATAACCTTGCCAGAGTAAAATCTTGTTTGTTGTATCGGGAAGTGGAGAATCCGGCCGGATTCGATCTCTACTCTCACTGACTATGTGGTCCCACGTGTAATATTCATCTACTTCCCttgtctctctctcacacaaatTCACTTTATTCTTAAATAATCGGGCAAGCTGGTGACAGGCTGTTGCAACTACCTCCTTAATCTTGGGTGGATGAGCATGTGAACGTGATGCTGATATTTTTTATAGGCACCGTAGATGGTAGTTTTTGTTGGAAATAGGTAGTATGGGAATGAATAACTCTTTTTGGATTCTTCTGTTATAGTATGAAATTTATTGGCTTTTTTCTTGAACCGCATAGAGTATAGTCATGTATACCTATAGTATGGAGTATGGACATGTAACTTTTTTAGTATGGAGTATCGACAAGTAACTTTTTTAGTATGGAGTATTGGCAATTAATTTTTGTAGTATGTAGTATGCCCTACTAACATAAAATTGGAGTATGAAGTATAAGCATTTGAATATTGGAGTATGGAGTATTAGTACTCTTTTATGTGAACATAAAAAATATGTGTCCCAAAAAAGTAGTATTTGGTATGTAATATATAGTAAATTTTAGAATTATGGAGCTTACTACGTACTACTATACTGCTATAGTATGGAGTATATTTAAAAAGGTGAATGAAGTATGGAGTGCGTCCAAATAAGCAGTATATTGTCCAAAATAAGGAGTATCTTCCCACACAAAATGTACATATACTCCCAAGATGAGAGGAGTATCTCCAGAAAAATAAATATACTTCCCCGCAGAAAAAATACTGATCAAATGTACAAGAGTATGGATGTGTTTGTTATATTATTTTTTCATGTACAAATACAAGATTGCAAAATGAAAAATCCATCAAGATATGGCATCTTCATGCAATTGCATGTGCTAGCTAGAACATGACTGCTAGAAACAACATGGGGATACAAGTTTAACACGAAGTGATGATGCATGTTCGTATACTGATCTATAACATGAGATCTGGATTGGAATTCACAGCAGTGCTGAATGTATGATAGTTTTGGAACGTTCGACAACATGGGGACGATGCAGCAACGTTGAGCTCTTCAACGGCCGCCACGGCGGAGCCCGCAACCCAACGGTGGCTGTGTCGTCGGTGGAGGACGCAACTCGACGACGGCTGTGTCGTCGGCGGCAACGACTCCACGATGGTGCGCCATGCATAAGGTCCtgaaatttttatgcatggagggGTATATGCATGGTTGACATCGGTCATGGCTGCTGATCGAAGAATTCAGTTAGATTGAAAAAACAATCAGGAAAAGTTTGAAAGATTTTGTCCGCCGGATGAATACCTTGTAACATGCATCGACGCTCATAATCCCAGTCGGCTGGGATTGCCAACACGGCCGCAACAAAATTTGATTCCCGTAAGTATCGGATCTCTTTTTTAATATGGTGAGCTGCCATAGAACGTACTGCTTGCCGGCGGCCAGATTTGTAAGCTGTCTATTGGACGTGAGGTAGTTATATCCATGCATGAAAATaggaactactccctccgtttctaaatgtaagtctttttagagatttcactacAAACTACGCAccgatgtatatagacatattttagagtgtagattcacttattttgctccgtatgtagtctatagtgaaatatctaaaaagacctatatttaggaacggagggagtacacggTTGATTGCTTTATCGGGTGGAGAGAAAAAAAGTTCCAGAACCAAACCCGTTAATCAAAGCGCCATAGATCAGACGGCGTTGGGCATGGGGGTAACTACCACCGATGGTAGTAGTGATTTTCCCTATATGTATAAGCAACCCGGGATGATCTTTACTTGTTGGATAAGTTTGTGAGTAAAATAATGCTCCTTAGTGatttaaacacttttatatttctttacggagggagtacttgctcTGTATAATACTTCCTCCCTTTCTAAATATAAatccttctagagatttcaatatagaCCACATACAGAGTAAAAtaatacatccgtatgtagtccgtattaaaatatgtaaaaaaaatcttatatttagaaacggagagAGTAGTACATTTCTTTTCTGATGGAATGATAATATCATTACTTAGAACACAATTTATTTTCATCTTTTTTTCTTATCAAGTTTTATTTGACTGTGGACTTTCTAAAAGGACCATGTACTGATGTACTCATCTAATATACACAATATTTTATTGCACATGATATGCATTACTGTGGTCTACGGAGTACGTACTTCCTCCgttagtgtcaaaaacgctcctATGTTATGAGACGGGGAGAGTAGTTCTTTGAGCAAAATGCATCCATTATAGAATGAACCTCTACACAATATTTCATTGCACATGCTATGAATTTTGCGGAGCCATGAACTTCTACATAAATTTCGCACTGAAACACCTGTGCTGACTGGCACAATTTTCCCCCCTTCTATATAAGAGAACGTTCACTACTTTTGTTTTTTGAGTTGGACATGCACTACTTCTGGTGTGTACGTTTTTTATTTTGAGACAAGCTTCTGGTGTGTACGTGTAATGGCAAATGTATTTTGCATTAGACCGATATAGATCCACCAGGAAATAACAGCCCGGCTCAACATCTGTGAAAATAGGCCACAAATGACAGCCCAGTAGGCCCAACACACTTGAGCATTCAGATCAATTTTGTTTTGTGCTTGTAGGGTCGTAGGGAGACTGACGATTTTGCTGTGACGTGCCGTGTGTCATGCAGGGGACACGTATCTGTACTGGCTCCGGCAGCGGCCGGCGCTGTACGTGACGGACCCGGAGCTGATCCGGGAGATCGGCCGGTGCGTGTCGCTGGACATGGGCAAGCCGACGTACCTGCAGAAGGGCCAAGAGCCCATCTTCGGCGCCGGCGTCCTCAAGACCAACGGCGCCTGCTGGGCTCGCCAGCGCAAGGTCATCGCGCCTGAGTTCTACATGGCCAAGGTTAGGGGCATGGTGGGGCTCATGGTCGCCGCGGCGCAGCCGCTACTGCGTTCGTGGGAGGACTCCGTCGACGGCGCCAAGGGTGGCGTCGCGGCGGTGGACGTCGACGCCGACATCCGGAGCTTCTCCTTTGACGTCATCTCCCGGGCCTGTTTCGGAGACGACCACTCCAGGGGGAGGGAGATCTTCCTCCGGCTCAGGGCGCTGTCGGGGTTCATGTCCGAGCCCAGCGTCATCTTCACCATCCCGTCGCTGAGGTATCTGCCGACGGCGAAGAACCGGAGGATCTGGAGGCGCACGCAGGAGATCCGATCACTGATCCTGGAGATCGCGAGGGGGCGCCGGGCGGCGACAGGGGATTCGCCGGGGCCCGACTTCCTGGGGTCCATCATCGACAACAGCGGCGACCAGCCGCGGCCGGACGACTTCGTGGTGGACAACTGCAAGAACATCTACTTCGCGGGGCACGAGACGACCGCGGTCACCGCCACCTGGTGTCTCATGCTGCTCGCCGCCCATCCGGAGTGGCAGGACCGCGCGCGCGCCGAGGTGCTCGACGTCTGCGCCGGCGCCACCGGCGCCGCGGACCCGGACTTCGACATGATCTCGAGGATGAAGACGGTGGGTATGGTTGTGCAGGAGACGCTGCGGCTGTTCCCGCCGTCGTCGTTCGTGGTGCGGGAGACGTTTCGCGACATTCGGCTGGGCCAGCTGCTCGCGCCCAAGGGCACCTACCTCTTCGTGCCGGTATCCACCATGCACCACGACGCCGCTTCTTGGGGCCCGACGGTGCACCGGTTCGACCCGGACCGGTTCAAGAACGGGGTGGCGGCGGCGTGCAAGAACCCGCAGGCGGCGTTCATGCCGTTCGGCCTCGGCGCGCGCACCTGCCTCGGTCAGAACCTCGCGATTGTCGAGGTCAAGACGCTCCTCGCCGTCATCCTCGCGCGGTTTGCCATTGCGCTCTCGCCGGACTACAGGCACTCCCCGGCGTTCCGGCTAATCATCGAGCCGGAGTTCGGGCTGTGCCTCCACATACGCCGTATTGATGGTACTGCTACTCAGGACGGCTTTGTGAAGTCCAACGATCGACTAGTTAGCTAGCACatgaaagaaaaggaaaaaggatgAAAACACCGACCGGAAATCAAAAGGGAAAATTTTGTTTCTGCCACTCCAGATTTTGCCAATTTTTcttatgccactctagattttgacattttgcttttgccactcttagtttTTGAAAATTATCACAATTGCCATTCCTGTGGCAAGAGCAAAATTTCTAGAGTGGCAATTGTGATAATTGTCAaaagctaagagtggcaaaaatgaaataaaattatTTTGCTTTTGCCGCAGAATGGCAATTGTGATAATTGTCAAAAACTAAGAGTGGTAAAAGTGAAATGTCAaaatctagagtggcataaggaaaattggcaaaacctagagtggcaaaaacaaaattttccctTATCATAGCTCATAAGAGTAGAGTCACGCCACCCCGAAGCAACATTTGTTAGCAACAACTGAATTAATTGATGAGTTCCATTGTTACATTTTGGTAGAACATAGGTTTTAAAATGGGAAAGGAGACAATAGAGGAAAAataaattattattttttggAATGTTGGCAGGAGAGCTGCCAAATTCATTGATTAGAAAGGAGTATTACAAATAATACCCCCAAAGGAGGAATGCATTGTATAAAGACGAGTGCCAGAAAAAAAGAAATGGAAAAAGGTTGCACGGTTTATTAAGGAAAACCGAGCGAAAACCTAAACAGCGCCTAGCTAAACTAGGCCTAAAGCACCACCAAACACACAAAACGCCAGAAGGCCACACCCGACTACACGCCCGGGCGGGCACTCGAGCGCCTATGCTGCTATCAGAGTACACACCGAAAACCGTCGTACTAGTCCGGGCTGCCACAAGCAGAGGACGGACGCGTAGTATAGCAGTACGTACGCACGTACTAGGCCCCCCTGGTTGATGGCGTGCACCAACACGTCTCGTGACACGTCTCGCGACACGGGAGGCGACACCGAGGGCGATCCTcgacgacgacggggacgggcggTGTGGTACCCGCCAGACCTCAAGGTGGCGGGGATCCTCGAGTACCACCGAGGGACCGTGACGGAGCGAGGCCGGAATTTCTACCTCGTCGACGATGATGGGGTGGAAATCGATCGCTGTACACAGGAGCGGGGTGCGACCATTGACTCTACAGAGGTATTCCGTTTTCCTTATCACGTTGCGAAAGCATGTGATGCGACTGGCCATACGGCTCAGCGCACCTCGGGCGGCGTGTTGGTGGGGGATATTAAGTGTGAAGGGAGACGAGGGTGGAGTCGACAAACCCACTCGCCTTCCTCCCTTCTCTCGACTGCGACGAGCGACGCTGCCTGCGGGGAAACCTCGCCGGAGATGGTGGCGATTTCGGAAGCAAGGCTGGCGGAGTTTGGGGGAAGAGACAACCGCAAGCGAGCGCATCTGGTGGAGATTGGGAGCTGGTTCCAAACCAAGGCGGACATGCGCGCAGAGGCACAGGCGGTGCTGGATTCGCTCTCCATGGAGGAGGAGCGGGAGCTGAGCTAGCGCCACGAAGAAGGGGCACCACTCGCTGGAGGTGCTCCTGTGGGCGATGGCGCAGTTGGAGTCGGAGGACGAGGTGCGGGCGGCCAAGTGGGCCCCGTTCCTCTCCTTCGCCACCACGAATCTGGCTTCGGCGATGAATCCAGCTGCGCTGCGTTCGAGCGAGGTGGTCATGGCGCTGCCTGCTCCGGGGTCAAAGTTGTCCCCAATCGAGATCGACAGGGGCGGCAGCAGCGGGGGTGTTGCTCGGGCAAGGAGCGAGGCGGTGGTAGCGGCTACTCCGAGGCGCTCGCCTCGCCTGAATCCTCCTCTAACACCGTAGTCGCACCGCTCCGCCTGGCTATCTAGGCCGGGGATCTGAATTCTCCTCCACGTAGCAACCGCTTCTGGTTGCTGAGGGGGGAGGATTCGGACTCCGATTCTGAAGAAGAAGGTACGTGTAGCAGTTTTGAATCCCTCTGCCTATTTACAATCTGATGCACTAGATAATGGTGTGAGATTGTTGGGCAGAGAGAGCAAGAGAATTCGCCGTATTGAGCGGATTAATCGCAGAAGAAGGGATAAGATGAATAGATACGTGCAGAGTATGTTGCTTGAGGTAGAAGAGGGGGGATTGATAGGAAAGCTAAAGATACAGGGCTAGGAGGACACAAAAATGCTTATCCTGATATGGACTCCCCAAATTGGGGGAAGTACCATGACAGGGAAATAGAATTTGCTTTGATAAAAATGAGACTCTGATTCCCAGTTTTGAGGATTTATGCATAATCCCTGACTGGTTAGAGGGAGTAGAAGGAGATAATGACTTTGAAATACAACATAGGGGAATCGGGGAAAGCATTGGAAAAAGGGAGGTTGAAGAAAGGAAAAAATATAGAAAAACAAATGTTATACCAGAGAATCCCCTTCTGGATAATTATGCTGAAAATGTGATGGAAATAAGGGATGAGATAGAAAATGAGCAAATAGAAAAAAGTTGGGAAAAAAGTGGGTAGGTGGGCTTGAGAAAGACCAAGTTGGGCTGAGCAGGGCCTCCACTGCGGTAGTTGGGGGGAGGGGGAGTTGGGGCAGAGCAGGTATAAATCCTGACCCCATCCCTGCCCTAGGGCATTTAGATTTCCTCTTCCTCCACTTCTAcgagagagaggaggcggcggcaacCCAAAGCTGTGGTGAAGAGGAGATGGCAGGAAGATCAGGAGCTTGGCACCCTGGACCAGGGAGAGGAGGCTTCGGGGGCAGAGGTAATTTCCCCTTTGGAAGAAGCAATTCCCCACCTGGCAGAAATTTTGTAAGATTTGAGGATCAAAGTTAGGGGTACGGAGACATGAGagatggggggggggggatttcagACAGGGGGATGGGATGGGCCGTGGAAGTGGAGGAGATAGATCACAAAACAACATGGGAGGAGGAGGTGGATATGAGGAGAGGAGAGCTGCTGGAACTGGCAGTTTTGGTGGAACAAAAGGGAGATTTGACTTTCAGACAATTGGAGAGGGGAGATCTGAGATGGGTGCTTCAGGACAGAGAGGGTGTGAGTCAGAACACAATTCAAGAGAGGGGAACCGAGGGAGACAAGAAGAGGGGAGAGATGTGCATGCAGTAGGGCTTGGGATGGGACAACTGGGTTTTATACCCCCTGAACAGATGGCACATCACTACCAATACTTGTTAGCTAATGTGCCAAAAGGAGGGGTGTTGACAGTTCCCAATGGAGACAAAGAAGCCAGTGATAAGGGAAGTGGAAATAAGAATGAAGGTGGACATGGAAAAGAGGTCATATGTGGAAAATGCAAGGAGAGTGGACACATAAGTAAAAACTGCAGAAATAATGTTTTTTCGGTGTGGTTTGTCAGAGAGGCTCACATAGGACAGAAGACTGCACAATTCTCAGACAGGAAAAACCTGTAGCCAAATATGTAGGTTATGGAACTAAGGGACTGGGCTGTTTGCTAGTTTAAAATAAAAAAGAGATCTCTACAGTAGAACATGATAATCCAATGGCAATTCTCACAGTTCATTCTGGACAGCTGAATGAGACTACTCTGGTGTAGGGGCTGGCAAGAATGTTTGACTGAGGATGGACAGGGAGGGCAAAATTTCAAAGTCCCAAGACCTTTCTGGTCAGATTTCCAAATAAAGCTAAACTGGTGGAGCTCAAGAACTTTGAAAAATTCACACTCCTTGATGCAAAAGCAGTAATTGAAGTGGATTTTTGGAGCCCTGATGACAAGGCCAAAGGCAAGCTACACACCATATGGGTCCAGATGCATGGAGTACCAGACTCTTTGAGACATTTCCTAGGAATATGTGAAATTGGGTCAGCATTAGGACCCGTGGTAGAGGTGGATGTGGAGCA is drawn from Aegilops tauschii subsp. strangulata cultivar AL8/78 chromosome 1, Aet v6.0, whole genome shotgun sequence and contains these coding sequences:
- the LOC109743422 gene encoding cytochrome P450 714D1-like, coding for MESFSLSLVAVGSAAAVGYLCVAAWMIWPRRVREIFRRQGIDGPPPSSFLMGNLTEIQARRLHAVASAEDGPRDLQKDDGFDDYCKRIFPYFDEWRKTYGDTYLYWLRQRPALYVTDPELIREIGRCVSLDMGKPTYLQKGQEPIFGAGVLKTNGACWARQRKVIAPEFYMAKVRGMVGLMVAAAQPLLRSWEDSVDGAKGGVAAVDVDADIRSFSFDVISRACFGDDHSRGREIFLRLRALSGFMSEPSVIFTIPSLRYLPTAKNRRIWRRTQEIRSLILEIARGRRAATGDSPGPDFLGSIIDNSGDQPRPDDFVVDNCKNIYFAGHETTAVTATWCLMLLAAHPEWQDRARAEVLDVCAGATGAADPDFDMISRMKTVGMVVQETLRLFPPSSFVVRETFRDIRLGQLLAPKGTYLFVPVSTMHHDAASWGPTVHRFDPDRFKNGVAAACKNPQAAFMPFGLGARTCLGQNLAIVEVKTLLAVILARFAIALSPDYRHSPAFRLIIEPEFGLCLHIRRIDGTATQDGFVKSNDRLVS